The following proteins come from a genomic window of Corallococcus sp. NCRR:
- a CDS encoding 3'(2'),5'-bisphosphate nucleotidase CysQ family protein: MSALAHELEVARRIARQAGDILLQVYATDFSVTDKAGGAGPVTVADERANAFIVGELRKAFPADGVVAEEKEDVSDAKRFSRCWFVDPLDGTQEFVNRNGEFAIHIGLAVEGRAALGVVYRAVGDVLYSGIVGEQGYVEDPQGRRALRVSDVADPAQLRLVVSRSHRSKTTDAVVQRLGITKERESGSVGLKCGLLAEAHCDLYVHVSDKSYRWDNCAPEAVIRSAGGVLTDLAGDVYLYDGSELQNRRGLLACNAAAFDKVLPVASQVAREAGLLK, from the coding sequence ATGTCCGCACTCGCCCACGAGCTCGAAGTCGCCCGGCGCATCGCCCGCCAGGCCGGTGACATCCTCCTGCAGGTCTACGCCACGGACTTCTCGGTCACGGACAAGGCCGGAGGCGCCGGGCCCGTCACGGTGGCGGACGAGCGCGCCAACGCCTTCATCGTGGGCGAGCTGCGCAAGGCCTTCCCGGCGGACGGCGTGGTGGCGGAGGAGAAGGAGGATGTCTCCGACGCGAAGCGCTTCAGCCGCTGCTGGTTCGTGGATCCGCTCGACGGCACGCAGGAGTTCGTGAACCGCAACGGCGAGTTCGCCATCCACATCGGGCTCGCGGTGGAGGGCCGGGCGGCGCTGGGCGTCGTCTACCGGGCGGTGGGGGACGTCCTGTACTCCGGCATTGTCGGCGAGCAGGGATATGTCGAGGACCCCCAGGGCCGCCGCGCGCTGCGCGTGTCGGACGTGGCGGACCCGGCGCAGCTGCGGCTCGTCGTGTCGCGCTCGCACCGCTCGAAGACGACGGACGCGGTGGTGCAGCGGCTGGGCATCACGAAGGAGCGGGAGTCCGGTTCGGTGGGGCTCAAGTGCGGCCTGCTGGCGGAGGCCCACTGCGACCTCTACGTGCACGTGAGCGACAAGAGCTACCGCTGGGACAACTGCGCGCCGGAGGCCGTCATCCGCTCCGCGGGCGGCGTGCTCACGGACCTGGCGGGCGACGTGTACCTGTACGACGGCTCCGAGCTCCAGAACCGCCGGGGCCTGCTCGCGTGCAACGCCGCCGCCTTCGACAAGGTGCTGCCCGTGGCCTCGCAGGTGGCCCGCGAGGCCGGCCTGCTGAAGTAG
- a CDS encoding DUF423 domain-containing protein, with protein sequence MMRWWIVVGAVNAFLAVAAGAFGAHALKARLAQDLQVIFETGARYHMYHALALVAVGLLGTVRPSALLESAGWAMLAGIVLFSGSLYALALSGVRVLGAITPLGGLGFLAGWALFAVAAWRTSP encoded by the coding sequence ATGATGCGGTGGTGGATCGTGGTGGGCGCGGTGAACGCTTTCCTGGCCGTGGCGGCGGGCGCCTTCGGGGCGCATGCGCTGAAGGCCCGGCTCGCCCAGGACCTGCAGGTCATCTTCGAAACCGGGGCGCGCTACCACATGTACCACGCGCTCGCGCTGGTGGCCGTGGGCCTGCTGGGCACGGTGCGCCCCTCCGCGCTCCTGGAGTCCGCGGGCTGGGCGATGCTCGCGGGCATCGTCCTGTTCTCCGGCAGCCTGTACGCGCTGGCCCTGTCCGGCGTGCGGGTGCTGGGCGCCATCACGCCGCTGGGCGGCCTGGGCTTCCTCGCGGGCTGGGCGCTCTTCGCCGTGGCCGCGTGGCGCACCTCACCGTGA
- a CDS encoding S1 family peptidase, protein MSDDVQARGARAEEALQRTSASLVLLDLGGHTATGFVISSEGHVVTSLHAVASARAITAVLPDGLRSPVVQVAAVDERRDLALLCLSVPDLVPALALGPATLPSEGEALQVIQAHADHPPEPRHLEVRAVQVLGEWLTLLELSRTLPEDASGSPVLDARGQVVGLATAALANGRALGLVIPVRYIAPLLKTPGPPRPLSALDAPRQRSTRVRQVPQHPVGLLEGCATPAVESVASLLGQAINVGAPAYNRGDVEGCYRLYAHTAEQLIDERDDCPGVQRALRDGLLRCEGLRDMEDRAWALRDTFDGLMDVIGRWRQSRPALPTSASKRPPPKTYLN, encoded by the coding sequence ATGTCCGACGACGTCCAGGCACGCGGTGCGCGGGCCGAAGAGGCCCTTCAGCGCACGAGTGCCTCCCTGGTGTTGCTGGACCTGGGCGGCCACACCGCCACGGGCTTCGTCATCTCCTCCGAAGGCCACGTCGTCACCAGCCTCCACGCGGTGGCCAGCGCGCGCGCCATCACCGCCGTGCTGCCGGACGGCCTGCGCTCCCCGGTGGTGCAGGTGGCGGCCGTGGATGAGCGCCGCGACCTGGCCCTCCTGTGCCTGTCCGTGCCGGACCTGGTGCCCGCCCTGGCCCTGGGCCCCGCCACGCTGCCCTCGGAAGGCGAGGCCCTGCAGGTGATCCAGGCCCACGCGGACCACCCCCCGGAGCCGCGCCACCTGGAGGTCCGCGCGGTGCAGGTGCTGGGCGAATGGCTCACCCTGCTGGAGCTGTCCCGCACGCTGCCCGAGGACGCGTCGGGCTCGCCGGTGCTGGACGCGCGGGGGCAGGTGGTGGGGTTGGCCACCGCGGCGCTCGCCAACGGCCGCGCGCTGGGGCTGGTCATCCCGGTGCGCTACATCGCGCCGCTGCTCAAGACGCCCGGCCCGCCCCGCCCGCTGTCCGCGCTGGACGCGCCCCGGCAGCGCTCCACCCGCGTGCGCCAGGTGCCGCAGCATCCCGTGGGCCTGCTGGAGGGCTGCGCGACGCCGGCCGTGGAGTCCGTGGCCTCGCTCTTGGGCCAGGCCATCAACGTGGGCGCGCCCGCCTACAACCGGGGCGACGTGGAGGGCTGCTACCGGCTCTACGCGCACACGGCCGAACAGCTCATCGACGAGCGAGACGACTGCCCCGGCGTCCAGCGCGCGCTGCGCGACGGCCTCTTGCGCTGCGAGGGCCTGCGGGACATGGAGGACCGGGCCTGGGCCCTGCGTGACACGTTCGACGGGTTGATGGACGTCATCGGCCGGTGGCGCCAGTCCCGCCCGGCGCTGCCCACCTCCGCCAGCAAGCGCCCCCCGCCGAAGACGTACCTCAACTAG
- a CDS encoding DUF2378 family protein: MEPWIHPETREAPGLPPLLVRVPRRNFEGLFEHSLRPSGPFAQALRDVGYDPDTVEERIPLEVWRASLAVARRHACPGLASEDANRVLGTHYVEGFAQTLVGRIFAAAAPLLGAERCLARLPTYLRAGREDMKLVLEPVRAREWRARVVDADPLPDFVAGVVEQVLRRTRVLPRVDVLERAEHTYALRIRWDEA, encoded by the coding sequence ATGGAGCCGTGGATTCATCCGGAGACGCGGGAGGCGCCAGGCCTGCCGCCGCTGCTGGTGCGGGTGCCGCGCCGGAACTTCGAAGGTCTGTTCGAGCACTCACTGCGGCCGTCGGGCCCGTTCGCGCAGGCGCTGCGGGACGTGGGCTACGACCCGGACACGGTGGAGGAGCGCATTCCGCTGGAGGTGTGGCGCGCGTCGCTGGCGGTGGCGCGGCGGCATGCGTGCCCGGGCCTCGCGAGCGAGGACGCCAACCGCGTGCTGGGCACGCACTATGTGGAGGGCTTCGCGCAGACGCTGGTGGGGCGCATCTTCGCGGCGGCGGCGCCGCTGTTGGGCGCGGAGCGGTGCCTGGCGCGGCTGCCCACGTACCTGCGCGCGGGCCGCGAGGACATGAAGCTGGTGCTGGAGCCGGTGCGCGCGCGGGAGTGGCGGGCGCGCGTGGTGGACGCGGATCCGCTGCCGGACTTCGTGGCGGGTGTGGTGGAGCAGGTGCTGCGCCGCACGCGGGTGCTGCCGCGCGTGGACGTGCTGGAGCGCGCCGAGCACACCTATGCGCTGCGGATCCGCTGGGACGAGGCCTGA
- a CDS encoding SET domain-containing protein codes for MTSSSFQPTPSIPFELRQSPIQGTGAFATRRIRKGARIIEYIGERITQAEADVRYDDESMERHHTFLFNLDDDTVLDAGTLHNESRYINHSCEPNCQSLIDKGHIHIYALRAIEPGEELTYDYAYERSPEMDAEAESLYVCRCGTPSCRGTILAPEKKAPARRKKAPSKARSASKSKPASKAKSTSKAKSAKKSKAAPPAAAKKKRGTQRSKSPGRRAAS; via the coding sequence ATGACTTCTTCATCCTTCCAGCCGACCCCGTCGATTCCCTTCGAGCTGCGCCAGTCCCCCATCCAGGGCACGGGCGCCTTCGCCACCCGCCGCATCCGCAAGGGAGCGCGCATCATCGAGTACATCGGTGAGCGCATCACCCAGGCCGAGGCGGACGTCCGCTACGACGACGAGTCCATGGAGCGCCACCACACGTTCCTCTTCAACCTGGACGACGACACGGTGCTGGACGCGGGGACCCTCCACAACGAGTCGCGCTACATCAACCACTCGTGCGAGCCCAACTGCCAGTCGCTCATCGACAAGGGCCACATCCACATCTACGCGCTGCGCGCCATCGAACCGGGGGAGGAGCTGACGTACGACTACGCGTACGAGCGCAGCCCGGAGATGGACGCGGAGGCCGAGTCGCTCTACGTCTGCCGCTGTGGCACCCCCTCCTGCCGAGGCACCATCCTCGCCCCGGAGAAGAAGGCCCCCGCGCGCCGCAAGAAGGCCCCGTCCAAGGCCAGGTCGGCCTCCAAGTCCAAGCCCGCGTCGAAGGCCAAGTCGACCTCCAAGGCGAAGTCCGCCAAGAAGTCGAAGGCCGCGCCGCCGGCCGCCGCGAAGAAGAAGCGGGGCACCCAGCGCTCGAAGTCCCCGGGCCGCCGCGCCGCGAGCTGA
- a CDS encoding GNAT family N-acetyltransferase, translating into MPVTIRPAKDSDAPALGRMGAALARQHHGFDPQRFMVPDDVESGYRWWLGKEARRPQEAVVLVAELDGEVVGYCYGRMEGVDWNMLLDRCGALHDIWVEAKARGTGTGRLLAEAMVQRLTEMGAPRVVLHTAAKNEAAQRLFARLGWRPTMVEMTRETPPSA; encoded by the coding sequence ATGCCCGTCACCATCCGCCCCGCGAAGGATTCGGACGCGCCCGCGCTGGGCCGCATGGGCGCGGCGCTCGCGCGCCAGCACCACGGGTTCGACCCACAGCGCTTCATGGTCCCGGACGACGTGGAGTCCGGCTACCGGTGGTGGCTGGGCAAGGAGGCCCGCCGTCCGCAGGAGGCCGTGGTGCTCGTGGCTGAATTGGACGGCGAAGTGGTGGGCTACTGCTACGGCCGGATGGAGGGCGTGGACTGGAACATGCTCCTCGACCGGTGCGGCGCCCTGCACGACATCTGGGTGGAGGCGAAGGCGCGCGGCACCGGCACCGGCCGGCTGCTCGCGGAGGCCATGGTCCAGCGGCTCACGGAGATGGGCGCGCCGCGCGTGGTGCTCCACACCGCCGCGAAGAACGAAGCCGCGCAACGCCTGTTCGCGCGGCTGGGCTGGCGCCCCACCATGGTGGAGATGACCCGGGAGACGCCGCCCAGCGCCTGA
- a CDS encoding M18 family aminopeptidase: protein MSPTDIDTQANDLLQYIDASPTPYHAVRETARRLTAAGFRELDERESWSLKPGDKVFVIRGDTSIAAFQLGTKPVDTTGFRLVGSHTDSPNLRLKPNAPVNRHGYQQLGVEIYGGVLLHTWTDRDLSLAGRVVTLHNGRPQHHLVDFRRPLLRVPNLAIHLNRGVNSDGLKLNPQEHMVPVLGLESAGPAELKGLLVEELGRSGVKAAADDLLGYDLCLYDVQPSTRSGLHGEFLHAPRLDNLASCHTGLTALLKDTGPREATVGVVLYDHEECGSRSAQGAASPFLKDLLERIVQAHSDGRADAFHRAIRRSFMVSADMAHAVHPNYSSMHEPKHQPQLGGGPVIKTNVNQSYATDGESWGYFAALCKEAGVTPQHFVTRTDLGCGSTIGPITAGQLGIRTVDVGNPMLSMHSIRELAAASDVARMVAVLSRLFA, encoded by the coding sequence ATGAGCCCGACTGACATCGACACGCAGGCCAACGACCTCCTCCAGTACATCGACGCGTCGCCCACGCCGTACCACGCCGTGCGGGAGACGGCGCGCCGCCTCACCGCCGCGGGCTTCCGCGAACTGGACGAGCGCGAGTCCTGGTCGCTCAAGCCCGGCGACAAGGTCTTCGTCATCCGCGGCGACACGAGCATCGCCGCCTTCCAACTGGGCACGAAGCCCGTGGACACCACCGGCTTCCGGCTGGTGGGCTCGCACACGGACTCGCCCAACCTGCGCCTCAAGCCCAACGCGCCCGTCAACCGCCACGGCTACCAGCAGCTGGGCGTGGAAATCTACGGCGGGGTGCTCCTGCACACGTGGACGGACCGCGACCTGTCGCTCGCGGGCCGCGTGGTGACGCTGCACAACGGCCGCCCCCAGCACCACCTGGTGGACTTCCGCCGGCCGCTCCTGCGCGTGCCCAACCTGGCCATCCACCTCAACCGCGGCGTCAACTCGGACGGCCTGAAGCTGAACCCCCAGGAGCACATGGTGCCGGTGCTGGGCCTGGAGAGCGCGGGTCCTGCGGAGCTGAAGGGGCTGCTGGTGGAGGAGCTGGGCCGCTCGGGCGTGAAGGCCGCCGCGGACGACCTCCTGGGCTACGACCTGTGCCTCTACGACGTGCAGCCGTCCACGCGCTCCGGCCTGCACGGGGAGTTCCTCCACGCGCCCCGCCTGGACAACCTGGCCAGCTGCCACACCGGGCTCACCGCGCTCTTGAAGGACACCGGCCCGCGCGAGGCCACGGTGGGCGTGGTGCTCTACGACCACGAGGAGTGCGGCAGCCGCAGCGCGCAGGGCGCCGCGTCGCCGTTCCTGAAGGACCTCCTGGAGCGCATCGTCCAGGCGCACTCGGATGGCAGGGCGGACGCGTTCCACCGCGCCATCCGCCGCTCGTTCATGGTGAGCGCGGACATGGCGCACGCGGTGCACCCCAACTATTCGTCCATGCACGAGCCCAAGCACCAGCCGCAGCTGGGCGGCGGCCCGGTCATCAAGACCAACGTCAACCAGTCCTACGCGACGGACGGCGAGTCGTGGGGGTACTTCGCGGCGCTGTGCAAGGAGGCGGGCGTGACGCCCCAGCACTTCGTCACCCGCACGGACCTGGGCTGCGGCAGCACCATTGGCCCCATCACCGCGGGGCAGCTGGGCATCCGCACGGTGGACGTGGGCAACCCCATGCTGTCCATGCACTCCATCCGCGAGCTGGCCGCCGCGTCCGACGTGGCCCGCATGGTGGCGGTGCTGTCGCGCCTCTTCGCCTGA
- a CDS encoding acyl-CoA dehydrogenase family protein has translation MKDVLRFLLTEAPDFPALDSVEAWWRRHLAVLPRFPVPADLALASGFRMDRMGFAFSSGYQAALRSLFPQLPADKRAALCATETGGGHPGAIETKLTPKGAGWTLDGVKTYVTLGTHAEVLLVVASEGRDAQERNRLRMVRLDAHASGVTVEPLPPLGFVPEVPHAALRLGGVAVAPEDVLPGDGYTRYLKPFRTVEDCHVNLAVLGWLVKVARRCGWPVALREELVSLAVMIHALALEDPSDPAVHVALGGALAQMHRALERCEVAWEGVDVEMRERWQRDRRLLDLASKVRAKRLEVARQRLAGGAGDD, from the coding sequence GTGAAAGACGTCCTGCGCTTCCTGCTCACCGAGGCCCCTGACTTCCCCGCGCTCGACTCCGTGGAGGCCTGGTGGCGCCGGCACCTCGCGGTGCTGCCACGCTTCCCGGTGCCCGCGGACCTGGCGCTCGCCAGCGGTTTCCGGATGGACCGGATGGGGTTCGCGTTCTCCTCCGGTTATCAGGCCGCGCTGCGTTCGCTCTTCCCGCAGCTCCCGGCGGACAAGCGCGCCGCGCTCTGCGCCACGGAGACCGGCGGCGGGCACCCGGGCGCCATCGAGACGAAGCTCACGCCGAAGGGCGCGGGCTGGACGCTCGATGGCGTGAAGACCTACGTCACGCTGGGCACGCACGCGGAGGTGCTGCTGGTGGTCGCCTCCGAGGGCCGGGACGCCCAGGAGCGCAACCGCCTGCGCATGGTGCGGCTGGACGCGCATGCGTCCGGGGTGACCGTGGAGCCGCTGCCGCCGCTGGGCTTCGTGCCGGAGGTGCCGCACGCGGCGCTGCGGTTGGGCGGCGTGGCGGTGGCGCCGGAGGACGTGCTGCCCGGGGATGGCTACACCCGCTACCTCAAGCCGTTCCGCACGGTGGAGGACTGCCACGTCAACCTGGCGGTGCTGGGCTGGCTGGTGAAGGTGGCCCGCCGCTGCGGCTGGCCGGTGGCGCTGCGCGAGGAGCTGGTCTCCCTCGCGGTGATGATCCACGCGCTCGCGCTGGAGGACCCCAGCGACCCGGCCGTGCACGTGGCGCTGGGCGGAGCGCTCGCGCAGATGCACCGCGCGCTGGAGCGCTGCGAGGTGGCCTGGGAGGGCGTGGACGTGGAGATGCGCGAGCGGTGGCAGCGGGACCGGCGCCTGCTCGACCTGGCCTCCAAGGTGCGCGCGAAGCGGCTGGAGGTCGCGAGGCAGCGGCTGGCTGGCGGCGCGGGCGACGACTGA
- the mug gene encoding G/U mismatch-specific DNA glycosylase: protein MKLHRPTKDELFAATGRTMPDLLAPDLRVLFCGINPSLYSAVVGVHFARPGNRFWPSLHGAGFTPRVLKPAEQEELLVLGLGITNVVDRATASADQLGAEEYAEGAKSLARKVKRYRPKYLAVLGLGAYRTAFSRPKARFGPQEETLGDTRLWVLPNPSGLNASYQLPDLARLYGELRRAAGTR from the coding sequence ATGAAGCTCCACCGCCCCACGAAGGACGAGCTGTTCGCCGCCACCGGCCGCACCATGCCGGACCTGCTGGCCCCGGACCTGCGGGTGCTCTTCTGCGGCATCAACCCCAGCCTCTACTCCGCGGTGGTGGGCGTGCACTTCGCGCGGCCGGGCAACCGCTTCTGGCCGTCGCTGCACGGGGCGGGCTTCACCCCGCGCGTCCTCAAGCCCGCGGAACAGGAGGAGCTGCTGGTCTTGGGCCTGGGCATCACCAACGTGGTGGACCGGGCCACGGCGAGCGCGGACCAGCTGGGCGCGGAGGAGTACGCGGAAGGCGCGAAGTCGCTGGCGCGCAAGGTGAAGCGCTACCGGCCGAAGTACCTCGCGGTGCTGGGGCTGGGCGCGTACCGCACCGCCTTCTCGCGGCCGAAGGCGAGGTTCGGTCCGCAGGAGGAGACGCTGGGCGACACGCGGCTGTGGGTGCTGCCCAATCCCAGCGGGCTAAACGCCAGCTACCAGCTCCCGGACCTCGCGCGGCTGTACGGCGAGCTGCGCCGCGCGGCCGGGACGCGCTGA
- a CDS encoding DUF3592 domain-containing protein yields the protein MMKWLMGLALLGIGVALAFAGGRMVYRSKVSKDWPTVQGTVVSSRVETLRSKRAVSFRPEVSYRYEVNGVPYTSDTVAFDGHGAGGLADAQAVSRHYTAGAPVTLHYEPEDPSVACLQCGDTGFVNYMLTLGGAAFALVAGWGLVEMARSTLRDGKRAVPQMRAKAR from the coding sequence ATGATGAAGTGGCTGATGGGGCTGGCCCTGCTGGGCATCGGCGTGGCGCTGGCGTTCGCGGGCGGCCGGATGGTGTACCGCTCGAAGGTGAGCAAGGACTGGCCCACCGTGCAGGGCACCGTGGTGAGCTCCCGCGTGGAGACGCTGCGCAGCAAGCGCGCGGTGAGCTTCCGCCCGGAGGTGAGCTACCGCTACGAGGTGAACGGCGTCCCGTACACCTCCGACACGGTGGCCTTCGACGGCCACGGCGCGGGCGGGCTCGCGGACGCGCAGGCCGTGTCGCGTCACTACACGGCGGGCGCCCCGGTGACGCTGCACTACGAGCCGGAGGACCCGTCCGTGGCGTGCCTCCAGTGCGGCGACACGGGCTTCGTGAACTACATGTTGACGCTGGGAGGCGCGGCGTTCGCGCTCGTGGCGGGCTGGGGCCTGGTGGAGATGGCCCGCTCCACCCTGCGCGACGGCAAGCGCGCCGTCCCCCAGATGCGCGCGAAGGCCCGCTAG
- a CDS encoding M4 family metallopeptidase, producing MTIRRTEGSTPVSLRPTTDTSAPAKAKNVLRVKDGFESVSRTGAAAGAQPTAAAATTAQASTTGAASAQTGRLALDSKEAQAAIQTSLKALTPPMTASSLLAANKTGPTLAPKSVEVDELGMTHVRLDRMHEGVKVFGEQLISHLGTDGKVSSITGEQNPIPAGLGTQKPKLAPQQAIDIAKKELGGKADKQPSSERVIYQDAEGKYHSAYQVEVTQIAGQEKPKKQNYIIDANTGKVLESFNKIGGWSKSAAAQLQVNGTASPNVAIPDKGQVQSKINIPDGVTVDKLSVDLNIKHTWSGDLKVSVTSPSGKTAVLQDRKGGSKDDIAGSFDLSEAFKGESAKGEWTITVEDKAARDTGTLNNWSLNITAKETTPPTDPQNPPTGTADDLSMYSGHVDLKTKKEADGTYSLEDSTRGKGIVTYDANNKSTASGQTKITDNNDKWGEATDPARAKAGIDAHYGAAMTYDFLKNVLGRDSIDGAGEKLVNYVHVKNNYVNAYWDGEKMSYGDGDGKQSGPLTTLDIAGHEIAHGLTERTAGLIYSGESGGLNESFSDIMGTGVEWYAAQNNPEAKWNWTVGEAAWTPNNGDSEDGLRYMNDPTKDNYSVDNYKNYPKQTEVHGSSGISNNAFYLLVEGGKNRTSGLEVKGGIGMEDGLKIFGRALTTYMTPKTTFAQAREATIKAATDLYGADSNQVAKVKDAWTAVGVN from the coding sequence ATGACCATTCGCCGCACCGAAGGTTCGACGCCCGTTTCTCTCCGTCCCACCACCGATACCTCCGCGCCGGCGAAGGCGAAGAACGTCCTTCGCGTGAAGGACGGCTTCGAGTCCGTCTCCCGCACGGGCGCCGCCGCTGGCGCTCAGCCCACCGCCGCCGCCGCGACGACGGCGCAGGCTTCCACGACGGGGGCCGCTTCCGCGCAGACCGGCCGCCTCGCGCTGGACAGCAAGGAGGCGCAGGCCGCCATCCAGACGTCGCTGAAGGCCCTCACCCCGCCGATGACCGCCTCGTCGCTGCTGGCGGCGAACAAGACCGGCCCGACGCTGGCCCCCAAGAGCGTGGAGGTCGACGAGCTGGGCATGACCCACGTTCGCCTGGACCGCATGCACGAGGGCGTGAAGGTCTTCGGCGAGCAGCTCATCAGCCACCTGGGCACGGACGGCAAGGTGTCCAGCATCACCGGTGAGCAGAACCCCATCCCCGCGGGCCTGGGGACCCAGAAGCCGAAGCTGGCGCCGCAGCAGGCCATCGACATCGCGAAGAAGGAGCTGGGCGGCAAGGCCGACAAGCAGCCCTCTTCCGAGCGCGTCATCTACCAGGACGCGGAAGGCAAGTACCACTCCGCCTACCAGGTGGAAGTGACGCAGATCGCCGGGCAGGAGAAGCCCAAGAAGCAGAACTACATCATCGACGCCAACACGGGGAAGGTGCTGGAGAGCTTCAACAAGATCGGCGGCTGGTCGAAGTCCGCCGCGGCGCAGCTGCAGGTCAACGGCACGGCCAGCCCCAACGTCGCCATCCCGGACAAGGGCCAGGTCCAGTCGAAGATCAACATCCCGGACGGCGTGACGGTGGACAAGCTGTCCGTCGACCTGAACATCAAGCACACCTGGAGCGGCGACCTGAAGGTCTCCGTGACCAGCCCCTCCGGCAAGACGGCCGTGCTGCAGGACCGCAAGGGCGGCTCCAAGGACGACATCGCGGGCTCGTTCGACCTCTCGGAGGCCTTCAAGGGCGAGAGCGCCAAGGGCGAGTGGACCATCACGGTCGAGGACAAGGCCGCGCGTGACACGGGCACCCTGAACAACTGGAGCCTGAACATCACCGCGAAGGAGACCACGCCTCCGACGGATCCGCAGAACCCGCCCACGGGCACCGCGGACGACCTGTCCATGTACAGCGGCCACGTGGACCTGAAGACCAAGAAGGAAGCGGACGGCACGTACTCGCTGGAGGACTCGACGCGCGGCAAGGGCATCGTGACCTACGACGCGAACAACAAGTCCACCGCGTCCGGCCAGACGAAGATCACCGACAACAACGACAAGTGGGGCGAGGCCACCGACCCGGCGCGCGCCAAGGCCGGCATCGACGCGCACTACGGCGCGGCCATGACCTACGACTTCCTGAAGAACGTCCTGGGCCGTGACTCGATCGACGGCGCCGGCGAGAAGCTCGTCAACTACGTGCACGTGAAGAACAACTACGTGAACGCGTACTGGGACGGCGAGAAGATGAGCTACGGCGACGGCGACGGGAAGCAGTCCGGCCCGCTCACCACGCTGGACATCGCGGGCCACGAGATCGCGCACGGCCTCACCGAGCGCACCGCGGGCCTCATCTACAGCGGCGAGTCCGGCGGCCTGAACGAGTCCTTCTCCGACATCATGGGCACGGGCGTGGAGTGGTACGCCGCGCAGAACAACCCCGAGGCCAAGTGGAACTGGACCGTGGGCGAGGCCGCGTGGACGCCGAACAACGGCGACTCCGAGGACGGCCTGCGCTACATGAACGACCCGACCAAGGACAATTACTCGGTCGACAACTACAAGAACTACCCGAAGCAGACGGAGGTGCACGGCTCCAGCGGCATCTCCAACAACGCCTTCTACCTGCTGGTCGAGGGCGGCAAGAACCGCACCTCCGGCCTGGAAGTGAAGGGCGGCATCGGCATGGAGGACGGCCTGAAGATCTTCGGCCGCGCCCTCACCACGTACATGACGCCGAAGACGACGTTCGCCCAGGCCCGCGAGGCCACCATCAAGGCCGCCACCGACCTGTACGGCGCGGACTCCAACCAGGTGGCGAAGGTGAAGGACGCCTGGACCGCGGTGGGCGTGAACTAG
- a CDS encoding glycosyltransferase 87 family protein, with the protein MSAPTSSEPSRLTPRHWLALAVAVSPLAFYAFSPREGDLPLYFRTARAFLDGAVPNRDFRFEYPPYALLWFVPATWAGGDLRGFILAFGLQLTLIDAFVKWLLLSEGVRRWGTAWRAWVPFAAYSVVSWLQSVHYLKRYDLIPAALALAAWVALMRRREGWAGAALAVGTVTKLYPAVLVPLALAMCWRRGAKPARALLTGLIAGVLPLLPLSFVWPWWRFAAFHVERGLQVEAFSAGLLWAAHLLGFAHVQWVHAPAAYELHGADAEMVRAVTRQVWVAGLLLAVAVSVRAAWRRPLVHIEDLARLSLVPLVAFVILNPVLSPQYLIWLTGAAALALLSGTVWPSAVLLVAAAITRGLFAGSTYNTGWQPSFTLLLLARNAMVLLAGLAWAREAWRWGRPGATAPSEAKDAPAPTPPS; encoded by the coding sequence GTGTCCGCACCGACATCGTCCGAGCCCTCGCGGCTGACGCCCAGGCACTGGCTCGCGCTCGCGGTGGCCGTGTCGCCGCTGGCGTTCTACGCGTTCTCCCCACGCGAGGGCGACCTGCCGCTGTACTTCCGGACGGCCCGCGCGTTCCTGGACGGCGCGGTCCCCAACCGCGACTTCCGCTTCGAATACCCGCCCTACGCGCTCCTGTGGTTCGTGCCCGCGACGTGGGCGGGCGGCGACCTGCGCGGCTTCATCCTCGCGTTCGGACTCCAGCTCACGCTCATCGACGCGTTCGTCAAATGGCTGCTGCTGTCCGAAGGCGTGCGCCGGTGGGGGACGGCGTGGCGCGCGTGGGTGCCGTTCGCGGCGTACTCCGTCGTCAGCTGGCTCCAGAGCGTGCACTACCTCAAGCGCTACGACCTCATCCCCGCCGCGCTCGCGCTGGCCGCGTGGGTGGCCCTGATGCGCCGGCGCGAAGGCTGGGCGGGCGCGGCGCTCGCGGTGGGCACCGTCACCAAGCTGTACCCGGCCGTGCTCGTGCCGCTGGCCCTGGCCATGTGCTGGCGGCGGGGCGCGAAGCCGGCGCGGGCCCTGCTCACCGGACTCATCGCGGGCGTGCTGCCGCTCTTGCCCCTGAGCTTCGTGTGGCCGTGGTGGCGGTTCGCGGCCTTCCACGTCGAGCGGGGCCTCCAGGTGGAGGCCTTCAGCGCGGGCCTGCTCTGGGCCGCGCACCTCCTGGGCTTCGCCCACGTCCAGTGGGTCCACGCCCCCGCCGCCTATGAGCTGCACGGCGCGGACGCCGAAATGGTCCGCGCGGTCACCCGCCAGGTGTGGGTCGCGGGCCTGCTGCTGGCCGTGGCGGTGTCCGTGCGCGCCGCCTGGCGCAGGCCCCTGGTGCACATCGAGGACCTGGCCCGGCTGTCGCTGGTGCCGCTCGTGGCCTTCGTCATCCTCAACCCGGTGCTGAGCCCGCAGTACCTCATCTGGCTCACCGGGGCCGCCGCGCTCGCGCTGCTCTCCGGAACGGTGTGGCCGTCCGCCGTGCTGCTGGTGGCCGCCGCCATCACGCGCGGGCTCTTCGCTGGCAGCACCTACAACACGGGCTGGCAGCCCTCATTCACGCTGCTGCTGCTCGCACGCAATGCGATGGTGCTCCTCGCGGGGCTCGCCTGGGCCCGCGAGGCGTGGCGGTGGGGACGCCCTGGCGCCACGGCGCCTTCGGAGGCGAAGGACGCACCCGCTCCGACACCGCCTTCCTGA